A section of the Mycolicibacterium anyangense genome encodes:
- a CDS encoding NUDIX hydrolase codes for MSVRESTIELLTAWQAPSDDQDALRQAVLAFVLARPDACQRSCVPGHVTASALVVADSGNQVLLTLHPRLGRWVQLGGHCEDEDSDIMAAALREATEESGIDGLSIDADLGAIHVHALTCSLGVPTRHLDLQFIARAPADAQIAISDESLDLRWWPADDLPPGTDSALKRLVSVALTFPPSGYL; via the coding sequence ATGAGCGTCCGCGAGTCGACGATCGAGCTGTTGACCGCATGGCAGGCGCCCTCTGACGATCAGGACGCACTGCGTCAGGCGGTGCTGGCGTTCGTGCTGGCCCGCCCGGACGCCTGCCAACGCAGTTGTGTGCCTGGACATGTCACCGCATCGGCGTTGGTGGTCGCGGACTCCGGCAACCAGGTGCTGCTCACCCTGCATCCCCGCCTGGGGCGGTGGGTTCAGCTTGGCGGCCATTGCGAGGACGAGGATTCCGACATCATGGCTGCAGCGTTGCGGGAAGCCACCGAGGAGTCGGGCATCGACGGGCTGAGCATCGACGCCGACCTCGGCGCCATCCACGTCCATGCCCTGACGTGCTCGCTGGGTGTGCCGACCCGCCATCTCGATCTGCAGTTCATCGCCCGCGCGCCGGCGGATGCGCAGATCGCGATCAGCGACGAGTCATTGGATCTGCGTTGGTGGCCCGCCGATGACCTGCCGCCCGGCACCGACAGCGCGCTGAAGCGCCTGGTGAGCGTAGCCCTGACTTTTCCGCCGAGTGGCTACTTATGA
- a CDS encoding coenzyme F420-0:L-glutamate ligase, whose protein sequence is MGSSPTARPSIEHGSAAPIEILPVTGLPEFRPGDDLVAAVAGAASWLRDGDILVVTSKVVSKCEGRIVSAPADPEERDALRRRLIDDEAVRVLARKGKTLITENRNGLVQAAAGVDGSNIGTTELALLPVDPDASAAALRSALREQLGVDVGVLITDTMGRAWRNGQTDAAIGAAGLPVLYGYAGAVDAHGNELVVTEVAVADEIAAAADLVKGKLTAVPIAVVRGLRLADDGSTAARLLRGGEDDLFWLGTAESIELGRRQAQLLRRSVRRFADEPVDPVLIEEAVAEALTAPAPHHTRPVRFVWVQDRGRRITLLDRMKDAWRADLTGDGRPAESVEKRVARGQILYDAPEVVIPFLVPEGAHSYPDPARSAAEHTMFTVAVGAAVQGLLVALAVRGVGSCWIGSTIFAPDLVRETLDLPADWEPLGAIAIGHPAEPSEPRGPAAVDDLLVRR, encoded by the coding sequence ATCGGCTCGAGCCCGACGGCGCGGCCGAGCATCGAGCATGGCAGCGCGGCGCCGATCGAGATCCTGCCCGTCACCGGGCTTCCCGAATTCCGGCCAGGTGACGACCTCGTTGCGGCGGTGGCAGGCGCGGCGTCCTGGCTGCGCGACGGCGACATCCTGGTGGTCACCAGCAAGGTGGTCTCCAAGTGTGAGGGGCGCATCGTGTCCGCGCCCGCCGATCCCGAGGAACGGGACGCGCTGCGCCGCAGGCTGATCGACGACGAGGCGGTGCGGGTGCTGGCCCGCAAGGGCAAGACCCTGATCACCGAGAACCGCAACGGTCTGGTGCAAGCGGCCGCCGGGGTCGACGGGTCCAACATCGGGACAACGGAATTGGCGCTTCTCCCGGTGGACCCGGACGCAAGCGCGGCCGCCCTGCGCTCGGCACTGCGCGAGCAGTTGGGTGTCGACGTGGGCGTGCTGATCACCGACACCATGGGCCGGGCGTGGCGCAATGGGCAAACCGATGCCGCGATCGGTGCGGCCGGGCTGCCGGTGCTCTACGGCTATGCCGGTGCCGTCGATGCCCACGGAAACGAGTTGGTGGTGACCGAAGTCGCCGTCGCCGACGAGATCGCCGCAGCCGCAGACCTGGTGAAGGGCAAGCTCACCGCGGTGCCGATCGCGGTGGTGCGCGGACTCCGGCTGGCCGACGACGGGTCGACTGCGGCCCGGCTGCTGCGCGGCGGCGAGGACGACCTGTTCTGGCTCGGCACCGCCGAGTCGATCGAGCTGGGCCGCCGCCAAGCTCAGCTGCTACGCCGTTCGGTCCGCCGGTTCGCCGACGAGCCCGTCGACCCGGTGCTGATCGAGGAAGCGGTCGCCGAGGCCTTGACCGCGCCCGCGCCGCACCACACCCGCCCGGTCCGATTCGTCTGGGTGCAGGATCGCGGCAGGCGCATCACGCTGCTGGACAGGATGAAGGATGCCTGGCGCGCTGACCTGACCGGTGACGGCCGGCCCGCCGAGAGCGTCGAGAAGCGGGTCGCCCGTGGGCAGATCCTCTACGACGCACCGGAGGTCGTGATTCCGTTCCTGGTTCCCGAAGGCGCACACAGCTATCCGGATCCGGCGCGCAGCGCAGCCGAGCACACGATGTTCACCGTGGCGGTCGGGGCAGCTGTTCAGGGATTGCTGGTGGCGCTGGCTGTCCGCGGGGTGGGCAGCTGCTGGATCGGTTCGACGATTTTCGCACCTGATCTGGTGCGCGAGACGCTCGACCTGCCCGCGGACTGGGAGCCGTTGGGCGCCATCGCTATCGGACATCCCGCCGAACCGTCCGAACCGCGCGGGCCTGCCGCGGTGGACGATCTGCTGGTGCGGCGATGA